The Babylonia areolata isolate BAREFJ2019XMU chromosome 24, ASM4173473v1, whole genome shotgun sequence genomic interval ctcaggtaaaaaaaaaccccaaaacaagcaaccccccccccccccccccccccctaaaatctTGCTCCACCGGTAGAAGAAAATCATTAATGATtcagttccatctctctctctctctcacacacacagtaagtacTCTGCAACATACCCTGCGAGACTCTGGGTCTGCTGAATTCATCATCTTTGGTAGCACCATGATTAGCAGCAGTGGCAACACCATTGTCAGCACCTGCAGTACATGCCACAAACACTCAGTCATTCacagaatatctctctctctctctcgcaaggtAGTGCTTGCACTGTTGTAGTGATCCCATTGACAAACAAACACGTATTATAATTTATATTGTTGCTTGTTTATACCCTCAATGCAATGCTAGGAAAaatacagctttttttctttttagtcttATTGCTAAGATTAGTAAGAAGGTTTGTGTGAACACAATGTACAGCTAGAAGTtcaaaacaaagtaacaaaatTAAGCCTGTCAGTATACTATAACTTAATGTAAATTTCAGTTCACATAATTCCAACTGAAAAAGCTTTCCCACTCtccaacagccccccccctccaatattcTAGTTCTTTTATGTAAAAATATAATGTAAGGTGGAGAATGGATGAAGTGCTCATGTTTTATATAGCTGCTAAAATAAtcatatagatagataataaatagatagataaaaagacaaagaataaaaaaaaccccatactCAGAAGATAGataattttagaagaaaaaacccaTACTCAAAAATTTTAATGAACACTAtctcagttcacttcagttactcaaggaggcgtcactgcgttcagacaaatccatatacactacaccacatctgccaagcagatgcctgaccagcagtgtaacccaacatgcttagtcaggccttgagggaaaaaaaaacacaaaaaaagaaataaagaacaaaccTATAGAAGTATATATCACTGAAACATTTCTGGTAGCACTAGCAGTGATGATACATTAGGTGTAATAGTCAACTAATGATGCAATGTAAATTCATCTGATTTTAAACTTACTGGACATTAAAATACTTAAATTAACTCAGACTGCAAGATTTCCACTACATTATTTATAATCTGCATTGTGGTCTATGATAGATTTACTTATAGATATGTAACTaggttgacagaaaaaaaagaatgaaataaatagTCAAAGACTAAAacactcccaccccctgtcctttAGAAAATGGAAGTGCAGCCTTTAGTGTTCTATCATCCCTAAGTAACTTAGTGTCTAGTCAGTTTTTTCAATCACTGTGGCACATACAACATACCATTGGATTGAACATAAAATCTGTgattctccactcctctctcttctgGAAGTAAGCTGCTTTGGTCAGTTCTCTGAACTCCAGAGGGTACTGCACAgtctgcagctttgtgggctgcAGACGGTTCACCTTCCGTGCCCGCATCTTGCCTGACGATGCAATGTCCACACGCAGAGGTTCAAACAAGTATGTGGGGCTGGCAATCTGCACCAAATAGGACCCCGATGGGAGACCGCTCACTGAGAAAGAACCATCATTCCTGCAACAGAAAATTTTCAACTAAATTAGATCAGTAGATCCAACCATGACAATGGATTCTTGAACTCAGTAATGACAAAGAGATAGTTCCAAGTAAGTTAGACTAAATTTATTTGACATTGCTTTGGTAAATTTTATAAATAATATTCTTGTAAATCTCTGAATATGACTCCCTTGTTGTCAAATGAGTAAAttgtgcaattaaaaaaaaaaaggcagtctcATACTTGAGTATCATTCCAATATTTCATAAATAAGTACTGTCCAGGGTTTCATCTGAAAATTCAAAAGCTTAGGATGTATGTTTTACTTCTAGCTCAAGTAAAATCAAAGACATTTTGGAAATCAATGGCACAGTGTCCAAACACTTAAGAAAAAAACCATTTATCTAATTACTAGGTACACTTTCATTGTTTTACTGaagtatatattttttcaaaGCAATATCTTAGTTATACAGTTACAGAACTTTATGATGCTTTTGTCCAAAGCTATGATGAAACCCTGCCAGTATTACGGCtcagtgtgtgttttatgtgcacCACCTTCTTCATTTTGCAGGCTGTTTCCATGTACTTAGAATTATTTCAGTTCGTTTAGACTGGCTGTGTTCCCTCCTGCTGCAGTCAGCAGTTTTTAACAgtcagtggggagagggaggtggggtatcTAACCTGGGAAACATTGGTAGGTGAGTATTGAGCTACCCTCATCTTGATTATCCAAGCCCTGGACATTGTCAGATTTCGGACAGCATTAACTATTGGTTAGCCGTTAAGCACAAGCTCGTTTTGTTGTTgcctttattctttattttctaATTTGAAACCTGTGTCTGCTTGGTGCTCTAAATAGGTTTGAACCAGTATATACACGGTTTacactgatgctgtgtgtgtatgtgtgcgtgcacgccccAAAAGGAGAAGAGGCGATGAGCATAATAACTTCGGGTGGATGCGCTGAAAGTGGCAAAAATTGAACAAAAAGACATAAATATGATAAAATCCACCTCCGTGATATGGTTTTTGTGATTAATTAGATTTTACCTGAGAAAGCCTCGGTATTTCCCTCCTTCCACAAGAACTCTCGTGTTCGACACCCAGTCTTTTTCTCTCGTGGACGATACGTATGCTTTACCCTCGATCGTGTAACCATGCAAGTTGTTTCTTTCTGCTGCATCAAGAACGACTTCCGAGCAGCGTCCATAGGTTAAAGAAACAATCACAAATAGATTGCAAGTCACAAATTGCAACGCTGAAGCCATGTTGTTTGTGGTGGGAGAGAACTTCTGTGTCTTATTACCAGAATtgtgaataaaaaataataccacacacacacacacacacacacacacacagacacacacacacacacacacacacacacacacacacacccacagagagtaCATTTGACAATTAAAGAAGAAACTATTAAGAAAGATTCACAGAAGAAACACGGGGGGAGGGGTGCGACGGCCGGGGAggggaaacaagaaaaaaaaactgaagcaaaaacaaaacggcaaaagaagaagaaaaaaaaaagaattaaaaaacagATTCATCATAATTCCTTCTGGGTGAAGTAATAGATTATAAAATGCAGTCTGAACCGATCGACCAGGGCTGTGcacgctttcttctttcttcttctttgaatttttcagaagaaagagagatgggaggtaaTCTGTGAGGAAAGGCGATGCTCTGGAATCCCAGGGGACAGTTTTCTCCCCTGTCTGAGTTGACTAATTGGACTGGTGATTGCGTCCTGGACCAGTTTGTAGAGAGGGAAACGCCGGAGAGGAGTGTTAGATTTACGTTCCTGTTGATGGCTTGTCTAGACAGAGGATCAGCTTTGTTTTGTTACGTTTGGTCAGTCTTGCAGCGGCATTTTGTGCTTTCCTGAGTAATCTGCAGATTTCCGGAATTTTTCACGGTGGCGGCCGTGCTACTGTCACCGATACCTCAAGTTGCCATGATCATTCATTCTGCTGTGTGAAGCATTAAGGTAGATGCTTACTGAGCTCGTTAAAGACATTTATCATGGATGTGAAAGCGAATTAAGAGAGATACACTTTTGATACTTTGAAAAACTTTAACTATGTCCCGGCCGGGCCGGAGTCAGCAGTCACTGTGCGGTCCTTAGTATGACTCAATGACATGGGCgaatgtgtccacacacacacacacacacacacacacacacacacacacacacacccgatggTCTCTCTTTATATACTCTATGATTATATACATATCTTTTTATTCACTGtaacaaaatgataaaacaaagaaatgattGCAACTCGTCAGtgggacagcagagagagagagagagagagagagagagagagagagagagagagggggggggggggggggcgtgggggggcgaggggggcagcaacaaagcaacaacaaaaccccaaatgaAATAAACTATTCACGTGTCACTACAACCACCCAACCTTACCCAAGTCATGGCCTTTCTCTTTCCTATTTCGAGGccaagaaagaacaaaggaatgTATATGCAAGAGTAAACTCAGAGAAAATCATGTCATTATTTCGCTTTTTGAATATATAGTTGTTTTTTGGTTACATTAGAGATATTGTATGactactcttttttgtcacaacagatttctctgcagtttgtgaaa includes:
- the LOC143298815 gene encoding endoplasmic reticulum membrane protein complex subunit 7-like, translated to MASALQFVTCNLFVIVSLTYGRCSEVVLDAAERNNLHGYTIEGKAYVSSTREKDWVSNTRVLVEGGKYRGFLRNDGSFSVSGLPSGSYLVQIASPTYLFEPLRVDIASSGKMRARKVNRLQPTKLQTVQYPLEFRELTKAAYFQKREEWRITDFMFNPMVLTMVLPLLLIMVLPKMMNSADPESRRELEQQMNAMNQKPNVPDMSEMITNWFSGGQKPSKTKSSTKRNS